From the genome of Candidatus Methylopumilus turicensis, one region includes:
- a CDS encoding DedA family protein — translation MLEQIIAVLATWIMGVISALGYSGVVLLMAIESACIPLPSEIIMPFAGFLVFKGEMTLLGVALAGAIGCVVGSIPAYYLGMYGGRPLVEKYGKWVLISHKDLNWADQAFAKHGDLIIFVGRLLPAVRTFIAFPAGVARMNMTKFVLYTFVGSLTWCYLLAFAGFKMGENWESLKVYFHEFHYIIAGAGLIFVIWYVRRHFKH, via the coding sequence ATGTTAGAACAAATCATTGCTGTCCTAGCCACTTGGATTATGGGCGTTATCTCAGCTTTAGGTTACAGCGGCGTTGTGTTGTTGATGGCCATTGAATCGGCCTGCATTCCACTCCCTTCTGAAATCATCATGCCATTTGCTGGGTTTTTAGTATTCAAAGGTGAAATGACACTCTTGGGCGTGGCGTTGGCTGGCGCTATTGGCTGTGTGGTAGGTTCTATCCCTGCTTACTATTTAGGCATGTACGGTGGCAGACCACTAGTAGAAAAATACGGGAAATGGGTACTCATTTCACATAAAGATCTCAACTGGGCTGACCAAGCCTTTGCCAAACACGGTGACTTGATTATTTTTGTAGGACGTTTATTGCCAGCTGTCCGCACCTTTATTGCTTTCCCAGCTGGCGTTGCGCGCATGAATATGACTAAGTTCGTTCTTTATACCTTTGTAGGCTCACTGACTTGGTGTTACTTGTTAGCATTTGCAGGCTTCAAGATGGGGGAAAACTGGGAAAGTCTAAAAGTGTACTTCCATGAGTTTCATTACATCATTGCTGGCGCTGGATTAATCTTCGTCATTTGGTACGTAAGAAGACATTTTAAGCACTAA
- the mfd gene encoding transcription-repair coupling factor, with protein sequence MQFSLAIPAQGSTKKIDKTCAGLDSAALAQLALELKANKSKTPLAIITANAFDAQRLLEEMPWFAPSLVVNLLPDWETLPYDHFSPHPDLISERLSTLYQISQNNCDVVIVPAGTALIQLPPMAYLAANSFMLKKGQKLDLEALRRQCAEAGYHHVSQVVSPGEFSVRGGLVDLFPMGSGLPFRLDLFDDEIETIRTFDVDTQRSLYPVPEIRLLPAREFPLDDQGIAQFRQSFREQFEGDPSKSRIYKDVSKGVASGGIEWYLPLFFEKTATLLDYLPEQTVLCMHGNLDHAAQSFWFEAQSRYRLLAHDVERPILTPETLLIKADEFFSQTHRYPRLTVNNDGALTRLTELDIERRAEKPLHKLEAFIKGFKGRILIAAESLGRRETILQLLTDQGIKPALCESWEDFNTSAAKLMLGVTTLHSGFQYKDVAIITEAELYAATVRQQRRREKEKARSTEGMLKDLSELRENDPVVHEQHGVGRYRGLINLDFGEGETEFLLLEYAGDDKLYVPVSQLFLISRYSGGPPESAPLHRLGSGNWEKAKKKALKQIRDTAAELLNLYAQRAARKGHAFTLSLHDYETFAEGFPFEETPDQLSAIEAVISDMQSGRPMDRLVCGDVGFGKTEVALRAAFVAVMGGRQVAVLVPTTLLAEQHYQNFSDRFAEWPIKVAEISRFRTAKEQAEALKGLADGSIDIIIGTHRLISKDVKFDNLGLVILDEEHRFGVRQKEQLKALRAEVDVLTLTATPIPRTLSMAMEGLREFSVITTPPQKRLAIKTFATDYSEGIIREAAMREFKRGGQVYFLHNEVDTIHSMREKLERILPEARISIAHGQLRERELEHVMRDFYHQRSNLLLCTTIIETGIDVPTANTIIMNRADMFGLAQLHQLRGRVGRSHHQAYAYLLTEPNRKITPQAQKRLDAIQLLEDLGAGFHLAMHDLEIRGAGELLGDSQSGEMQEIGFHLYSEMLTHAVKRLKEGKEPDLSAPLGVTTEINLHTPALLTNDYCPDVHERLVLYKRLANCTNDDELDTMQEELIDRFGMLPEQGEALMACHRLRVAAKPLGIIKIDASDSAIQLQFSQHAELDPTKLIALLQRDRRCRMNGPDKLRITVAYGDIVHRADFIKNIMKEFV encoded by the coding sequence ATGCAGTTTTCCTTAGCCATCCCGGCACAAGGTAGCACAAAAAAAATAGACAAGACATGCGCTGGTTTAGATAGCGCGGCCCTTGCACAACTGGCGCTTGAGCTTAAAGCTAACAAAAGCAAAACGCCGCTTGCCATCATCACTGCCAATGCCTTTGATGCCCAGCGCTTACTCGAAGAAATGCCATGGTTTGCCCCTAGCCTAGTCGTCAACTTATTGCCCGATTGGGAAACACTTCCTTACGACCACTTTTCTCCGCATCCTGATTTAATTTCTGAGCGCCTATCCACGCTCTATCAAATCAGCCAAAACAATTGCGACGTGGTCATCGTGCCGGCAGGCACAGCCTTAATTCAACTGCCGCCAATGGCTTATTTAGCAGCGAATAGCTTTATGCTGAAAAAAGGGCAAAAGCTCGATTTAGAAGCATTAAGAAGACAATGTGCCGAGGCTGGCTACCATCATGTGAGCCAAGTGGTGAGTCCTGGGGAATTTAGTGTGCGTGGCGGTTTGGTAGACTTGTTTCCAATGGGGAGCGGCTTACCTTTTCGCTTAGATTTATTCGATGATGAAATAGAGACCATCCGTACCTTTGATGTCGATACACAGCGGAGTCTTTATCCGGTCCCAGAGATTAGGCTGTTACCGGCCCGTGAGTTTCCGCTCGATGACCAAGGCATTGCACAGTTCAGACAAAGCTTTCGTGAACAATTTGAAGGAGACCCTTCTAAAAGCCGCATCTACAAAGATGTCAGCAAGGGCGTGGCGAGTGGCGGCATTGAATGGTATTTACCGCTATTTTTCGAAAAGACGGCCACCCTGCTAGATTACTTACCTGAACAAACCGTACTCTGTATGCACGGCAATCTGGACCATGCCGCGCAGAGTTTTTGGTTTGAGGCACAGTCACGTTACCGCCTGTTAGCGCATGATGTTGAACGCCCTATTCTCACGCCAGAAACCTTACTCATTAAAGCAGATGAATTTTTTAGTCAGACGCATCGCTACCCTCGCCTGACTGTGAATAATGATGGTGCCTTGACTCGCCTAACTGAGCTGGACATCGAAAGGCGCGCAGAAAAGCCACTGCATAAATTAGAAGCCTTTATCAAGGGCTTTAAAGGCCGCATATTAATTGCCGCCGAGAGCCTAGGCCGCCGCGAAACTATTTTGCAGCTACTGACAGACCAGGGGATTAAACCTGCGCTTTGTGAAAGCTGGGAAGACTTCAATACCAGCGCTGCAAAGCTAATGCTAGGCGTGACTACGCTGCATAGCGGCTTTCAATACAAAGACGTGGCGATTATCACAGAAGCCGAGTTATACGCTGCCACAGTGCGTCAGCAACGCCGACGCGAAAAAGAAAAAGCGCGCAGTACCGAAGGCATGCTCAAAGATTTGTCCGAGCTACGCGAGAACGACCCTGTCGTTCACGAACAACATGGGGTTGGACGTTACCGTGGCCTCATTAACTTAGACTTCGGCGAAGGTGAAACTGAGTTCTTGCTCTTGGAATATGCGGGCGACGATAAGCTGTATGTGCCAGTGTCACAGCTATTCCTGATTTCACGTTACTCAGGTGGCCCACCAGAATCTGCACCGCTACACAGATTAGGCTCTGGCAACTGGGAGAAAGCCAAGAAAAAGGCACTCAAACAAATTCGCGATACTGCCGCAGAATTGCTCAATCTTTATGCACAGCGTGCAGCACGGAAAGGCCATGCTTTTACCTTAAGCCTGCACGATTATGAAACTTTCGCCGAAGGGTTCCCTTTTGAAGAAACGCCTGATCAGCTTTCTGCGATTGAAGCGGTCATTAGCGATATGCAATCAGGCAGACCAATGGATCGATTGGTGTGCGGCGATGTGGGCTTTGGTAAAACTGAAGTGGCGCTTCGTGCCGCTTTTGTGGCCGTGATGGGTGGGCGCCAAGTGGCGGTGCTCGTACCAACGACACTCCTTGCTGAACAACATTACCAAAACTTTAGTGACCGATTTGCTGAATGGCCGATTAAAGTGGCTGAAATTTCTCGCTTCCGCACAGCCAAAGAGCAAGCCGAAGCGCTTAAAGGTTTAGCTGACGGTAGCATCGATATCATTATCGGCACGCATCGTTTGATCTCAAAAGACGTGAAGTTTGATAATTTAGGCTTGGTCATTTTGGATGAAGAGCACCGCTTTGGAGTTCGTCAAAAAGAACAATTAAAAGCGCTACGTGCTGAGGTCGATGTGCTCACGCTCACCGCCACGCCGATTCCACGCACCCTCAGCATGGCGATGGAAGGCTTGCGTGAGTTCAGTGTGATTACCACGCCGCCACAAAAACGCTTAGCGATTAAAACCTTTGCGACGGATTATTCAGAAGGCATTATTCGTGAAGCCGCGATGCGCGAATTCAAACGTGGCGGGCAAGTCTACTTCTTACACAACGAAGTGGATACCATCCACTCTATGCGCGAAAAGCTAGAGCGTATCTTGCCAGAAGCGCGCATCAGCATTGCTCACGGTCAATTGCGCGAGCGTGAGCTAGAGCATGTGATGCGCGACTTCTATCATCAGCGCTCAAATTTATTACTCTGTACCACCATTATTGAAACTGGCATTGACGTGCCAACCGCCAACACGATTATTATGAATCGTGCTGATATGTTTGGCTTGGCGCAGTTGCATCAATTGCGTGGCCGTGTAGGTCGTTCGCATCACCAAGCTTATGCCTATTTATTAACCGAGCCTAACCGCAAAATCACCCCACAAGCGCAAAAGCGTTTAGATGCAATTCAATTGCTAGAAGACTTAGGGGCAGGCTTCCATCTTGCCATGCATGACCTAGAAATTCGCGGCGCAGGCGAACTGCTTGGCGACTCACAAAGCGGCGAGATGCAAGAGATAGGCTTCCACTTATATTCCGAGATGCTTACGCACGCGGTTAAGCGTTTAAAAGAAGGCAAAGAGCCTGATTTATCAGCACCATTGGGCGTCACTACAGAAATCAATCTGCATACACCGGCTTTGCTGACGAATGACTACTGCCCTGACGTGCATGAACGCTTGGTGCTGTACAAACGCCTCGCCAACTGTACGAATGACGATGAGCTGGACACTATGCAAGAAGAACTCATCGACCGCTTTGGCATGCTGCCAGAGCAAGGCGAAGCGTTGATGGCATGCCATCGACTCCGCGTTGCCGCCAAACCGCTTGGCATCATCAAAATTGACGCCAGTGACAGTGCAATTCAACTTCAATTTAGTCAGCACGCAGAACTAGACCCAACCAAGCTGATTGCATTGCTGCAGCGTGACCGTCGTTGCCGCATGAACGGCCCTGATAAATTAAGGATTACCGTGGCTTATGGCGATATCGTTCACCGTGCTGATTTCATCAAAAACATCATGAAAGAATTTGTATAA